In Prunus dulcis unplaced genomic scaffold, ALMONDv2, whole genome shotgun sequence, one genomic interval encodes:
- the LOC117612455 gene encoding LOW QUALITY PROTEIN: lipid transfer-like protein VAS (The sequence of the model RefSeq protein was modified relative to this genomic sequence to represent the inferred CDS: inserted 2 bases in 1 codon), which yields MGNRNDEDKRGGGACLGGGRGVPGVVVAPLLVLVFAGIVAQEGILVLAAQEVDTSCLNLLAPCLNYLNGTRHPPDNCCDPLKWVIKSNPECLCRMISNRGTNEAEQAGINVNEAQELPGRCGQRVNPLVCLSSSPNNSKNSVPNSANSFSLLFLGNMAATTLSLSLXILYLTGIKYNIVSRSINSLMDGRH from the exons ATGGGTAACAGGAACGACGAGGATAAGAGGGGTGGAGGGGCATGCCTTGGTGGTGGCCGTGGGGTTCCGGGGGTGGTAGTAGCACCTTTATTGGTGCTAGTGTTTGCCGGCATTGTGGCGCAGGAAGGAATACTAGTGTTGGCTGCTCAAGAAGTCGACACGTCTTGCCTCAATTTGCTTGCGCCTTGCCTAAACTACCTTAATGGAACCCGTCACCCACCGGACAATTGTTGCGATCCTCTGAAATGGGTGATCAAGTCCAATCCTGAATGCTTGTGTCGTATGATAAGCAACCGAGGCACCAATGAAGCTGAGCAAGCCGGCATCAATGTCAATGAGGCTCAGGAATTGCCAGGAAGATGTGGCCAACGTGTCAACCCACTCGTCTGCCTTTCAA GTTCACCTAATAATTCCAAGAACTCCGTTCCAAATTCTGCAAACAGCTTTTCGTTGCTCTTTCTTGGAAATATGGCGGCCACAACTCTATCGTTGTCTCT CATCTTATATTTAACTGGCATCAAATACAATATAGTTTCTCGATCAATTAACAGCCTCATGGACGGAAGACATTAA
- the LOC117612456 gene encoding ATP-dependent DNA helicase At3g02060, chloroplastic isoform X3 — protein MALLLPIPGPSNSRWSEEATAISPGFRVWSRPGSTLWGVFLSLHPYKNAKIRGRRRGQVCCWVPNAVYTPSHTQSSEQGGGGGSTQTQWKPKSGAGWKRRDAVEAVGDAISFVNERIRREQSKRETRTVMDSEEADKYIELVKQQQQRGLEKLRGDANYKVDPYTLRSGDYVVHKKVGIGRFVGIKFDVSNSTAEYVFIEYADGMAKLPVKQASRLLYRYSLPNETKRPRTLSKLSDTSVWEKRKTKGKIAIQKMVVDLMELYLHRLKQRRPPYSKTNAMTHFVSQFPYEPTPDQKQAFIDVHKDLTERETPMDRLICGDVGFGKTEVALRAIFCVVSAGKQAMVLAPTIVLAKQHFDVISDRFSVYPNIKVGLLSRFQTRAEKEEHLDMIKNGRLDIIVGTHSLLGSRVVYNNLGLLVVDEEQRFGVKQKEKIASFKTSVDVLTLSATPIPRTLYLALTGFRDASLISTPPPERVPIKSHLSAYSKEKVLSAIKHELDRGGQVFYVLPRIKGLEEVMEFLEQSFPNVEIAIAHGKQYSKQLEETMEKFAQGEIKILICTNIVESGLDIQNANTIIIQDVQQFGLAQLYQLRGRVGRADKEAHAHLFYPEKSLLTDQALVDEHRVVSVPYWSVEIDININPHLPSEYINYLENPMEIIQEAEKAAEKDIWSLMQYAENLRRQYGKEPPSMEILLKKLYVRRMAADLGITKIYASGKMVFMKTSMNKKVFKLITDSMVSDVHRNSLVFGGDQIKAELLLELPREQLLNWIFQCLAELHASLPALIKY, from the exons ATGGCTCTGCTCCTTCCAATCCCTGGCCCTTCAAATTCAAGGTGGTCGGAAGAGGCAACTGCAATTAGTCCGGGGTTTAGGGTGTGGTCGCGTCCCGGGAGCACGCTCTGGGGAGTCTTCTTGAGCCTTCATCCCTACAAAAATGCCAAAattagaggaagaagaagaggacaGGTTTGCTGCTGGGTGCCCAATGCTGTGTACACCCCCTCCCACACCCAAAGTAGTGAacaaggaggaggaggaggctCGACGCAGACGCAGTGGAAACCGAAATCTGGGGCTGGGTGGAAGCGAAGGGACGCGGTGGAGGCAGTGGGCGACGCCATATCCTTTGTAAACGAGAGGATTAGGCGGGAGCAGAGCAAGAGAGAAACGAGAACGGTGATGGACTCGGAGGAGGCGGACAAGTACATAGAGTTGGTGAAGCAACAGCAGCAGAGGGGGCTTGAGAAGCTCAGAGGAGATGCTAATTACAAGGTCGACCCCTACACTCTTCGTTCTGGGGACTACGTCGTTCACAAGAAGGTCGGCATTGGTCGATTCGTTGGGATTAAATTCGACGTTTCCAATTCCACCGCGGAGTACGTCTTCATTGAGTATGCCGATGGCATGGCTAAGCTTCCTGTTAAGCAGGCCTCTCGCTTGCTCTATCGTTATAGTCT cCCAAACGAAACCAAAAGGCCCCGCACTTTGAGCAAATTGAGCGACACCAGTGTATGGGAGAAAAGAAAGACCAAAGGCAAGATTGCCATTCAGAAAATGGTTGTTGATTTGATGGAGTTGTATCTACATAGACTCAAACAAAGACGCCCTCCGTACTCAAAGACTAATGCCATGACTCACTTTGTTTCTCAGTTTCCTTATGAGCCCACCCCTGATCAAAAACAG GCTTTCATTGATGTTCACAAAGAtttgacagagagagaaacccCAATGGACCGCTTAATTTGTGGAGATGTTGGCTTTGGCAAAACTGAAGTTGCCCTGCGTGCCATCTTTTGTGTAGTTTCAGCAGGGAAACAAGCTATGGTTCTCGCACCCACTATTGTTTTAGCCAAGCAACATTTTGATGTTATTTCCGACCGGTTTTCTGTCTACCCAAATATCAAGGTTGGACTTCTGAGCAGGTTTCAG ACTAGAGCAGAGAAAGAGGAGCATTTGGACATGATTAAAAATGGTCGTTTGGACATAATTGTTGGGACTCACTCACTTCTTGGAAGTCGTGTTGTGTATAATAATCTGGGTTTGCTTGTGGTTGATGAAGAGCAG AGGTTTGGCgtcaaacaaaaagagaagattGCTTCATTCAAAACATCAGTGGATGTTCTTACTCTATCTGCAACACCTATACCACGTACCCTGTATTTGGCCTTGACTGGCTTCCGTGATGCTAG TTTGATTTCAACTCCACCACCGGAGAGAGTCCCTATAAAATCCCATCTTTCTGCATACAGTAAAGAAAAGGTTTTATCAGCAATTAAGCATGAGCTGGACCGAGGTGGCCAAGTGTTTTATGTATTGCCTCGTATTAAAG GACTTGAAGAAGTGATGGAGTTTCTTGAACAGTCATTTCCCAATGTTGAAATAGCTATTGCACACGGGAAG CAATATTCAAAGCAGCTAGAGGAAACCATGGAGAAATTTGCACAAGGTGAAATCAAGATTCTTATATGCACTAATATAGTAGAAAGTGGGCTTGACATTCAGAATGCAAACACCATCATCATTCAAGATGTTCAACAATTTGGCCTTGCACAGTTGTATCAG TTGCGTGGAAGGGTAGGGCGGGCAGATAAGGAAGCTCATGCACACTTATTTTACCCGGAGAAGTCACTACTAACTGATCAAGCACTG GTTGATGAACACCGTGTAGTTTCAGTTCCTTACTGGTCCGTTGAG AttgatataaatataaatcCTCATCTCCCTTCTGAGTACATAAATTATCTGGAGAATCCCATGGAGATAATTCAGGAAGCTGAGAAAGCTGCTGAGAAAGATATCTGGAGTTTGATGCAATATGCTGAGAATTTGCGCCGCCAATATGGGAAGGAGCCACCCTCCATGGAGATTCTTTTAAAGAAGCTGTATGTGAGGAGGATGGCAGCCGATCTTGGAATAACCAAGATATATGCTTCAGGAAAGATggtttttatgaaaacaagTATGAATAAAAAGGTTTTCAAGCTGATTACAGATTCAATGGTTTCTGATGTTCACCGAAattctttggtttttggggGTGATCAGATCAAG GCAGAACTTCTCCTAGAGCTACCGAGAGAACAACTCCTAAATTGGATCTTTCAATGTTTGGCTGAACTTCATGCTTCCTTACCTGCTCTGATAAAGTATTAG
- the LOC117612456 gene encoding ATP-dependent DNA helicase At3g02060, chloroplastic isoform X2 → MALLLPIPGPSNSRWSEEATAISPGFRVWSRPGSTLWGVFLSLHPYKNAKIRGRRRGQVCCWVPNAVYTPSHTQSSEQGGGGGSTQTQWKPKSGAGWKRRDAVEAVGDAISFVNERIRREQSKRETRTVMDSEEADKYIELVKQQQQRGLEKLRGDANYKVDPYTLRSGDYVVHKKVGIGRFVGIKFDVSNSTAEYVFIEYADGMAKLPVKQASRLLYRYSLPNETKRPRTLSKLSDTSVWEKRKTKGKIAIQKMVVDLMELYLHRLKQRRPPYSKTNAMTHFVSQFPYEPTPDQKQAFIDVHKDLTERETPMDRLICGDVGFGKTEVALRAIFCVVSAGKQAMVLAPTIVLAKQHFDVISDRFSVYPNIKVGLLSRFQTRAEKEEHLDMIKNGRLDIIVGTHSLLGSRVVYNNLGLLVVDEEQRFGVKQKEKIASFKTSVDVLTLSATPIPRTLYLALTGFRDASLISTPPPERVPIKSHLSAYSKEKVLSAIKHELDRGGQVFYVLPRIKGLEEVMEFLEQSFPNVEIAIAHGKQYSKQLEETMEKFAQGEIKILICTNIVESGLDIQNANTIIIQDVQQFGLAQLYQERLAALEECCELGQGFQLAERDMGIRGFGTIFGEQQTGDVGNVGIDLFFEMLFESLSKVDEHRVVSVPYWSVEIDININPHLPSEYINYLENPMEIIQEAEKAAEKDIWSLMQYAENLRRQYGKEPPSMEILLKKLYVRRMAADLGITKIYASGKMVFMKTSMNKKVFKLITDSMVSDVHRNSLVFGGDQIKAELLLELPREQLLNWIFQCLAELHASLPALIKY, encoded by the exons ATGGCTCTGCTCCTTCCAATCCCTGGCCCTTCAAATTCAAGGTGGTCGGAAGAGGCAACTGCAATTAGTCCGGGGTTTAGGGTGTGGTCGCGTCCCGGGAGCACGCTCTGGGGAGTCTTCTTGAGCCTTCATCCCTACAAAAATGCCAAAattagaggaagaagaagaggacaGGTTTGCTGCTGGGTGCCCAATGCTGTGTACACCCCCTCCCACACCCAAAGTAGTGAacaaggaggaggaggaggctCGACGCAGACGCAGTGGAAACCGAAATCTGGGGCTGGGTGGAAGCGAAGGGACGCGGTGGAGGCAGTGGGCGACGCCATATCCTTTGTAAACGAGAGGATTAGGCGGGAGCAGAGCAAGAGAGAAACGAGAACGGTGATGGACTCGGAGGAGGCGGACAAGTACATAGAGTTGGTGAAGCAACAGCAGCAGAGGGGGCTTGAGAAGCTCAGAGGAGATGCTAATTACAAGGTCGACCCCTACACTCTTCGTTCTGGGGACTACGTCGTTCACAAGAAGGTCGGCATTGGTCGATTCGTTGGGATTAAATTCGACGTTTCCAATTCCACCGCGGAGTACGTCTTCATTGAGTATGCCGATGGCATGGCTAAGCTTCCTGTTAAGCAGGCCTCTCGCTTGCTCTATCGTTATAGTCT cCCAAACGAAACCAAAAGGCCCCGCACTTTGAGCAAATTGAGCGACACCAGTGTATGGGAGAAAAGAAAGACCAAAGGCAAGATTGCCATTCAGAAAATGGTTGTTGATTTGATGGAGTTGTATCTACATAGACTCAAACAAAGACGCCCTCCGTACTCAAAGACTAATGCCATGACTCACTTTGTTTCTCAGTTTCCTTATGAGCCCACCCCTGATCAAAAACAG GCTTTCATTGATGTTCACAAAGAtttgacagagagagaaacccCAATGGACCGCTTAATTTGTGGAGATGTTGGCTTTGGCAAAACTGAAGTTGCCCTGCGTGCCATCTTTTGTGTAGTTTCAGCAGGGAAACAAGCTATGGTTCTCGCACCCACTATTGTTTTAGCCAAGCAACATTTTGATGTTATTTCCGACCGGTTTTCTGTCTACCCAAATATCAAGGTTGGACTTCTGAGCAGGTTTCAG ACTAGAGCAGAGAAAGAGGAGCATTTGGACATGATTAAAAATGGTCGTTTGGACATAATTGTTGGGACTCACTCACTTCTTGGAAGTCGTGTTGTGTATAATAATCTGGGTTTGCTTGTGGTTGATGAAGAGCAG AGGTTTGGCgtcaaacaaaaagagaagattGCTTCATTCAAAACATCAGTGGATGTTCTTACTCTATCTGCAACACCTATACCACGTACCCTGTATTTGGCCTTGACTGGCTTCCGTGATGCTAG TTTGATTTCAACTCCACCACCGGAGAGAGTCCCTATAAAATCCCATCTTTCTGCATACAGTAAAGAAAAGGTTTTATCAGCAATTAAGCATGAGCTGGACCGAGGTGGCCAAGTGTTTTATGTATTGCCTCGTATTAAAG GACTTGAAGAAGTGATGGAGTTTCTTGAACAGTCATTTCCCAATGTTGAAATAGCTATTGCACACGGGAAG CAATATTCAAAGCAGCTAGAGGAAACCATGGAGAAATTTGCACAAGGTGAAATCAAGATTCTTATATGCACTAATATAGTAGAAAGTGGGCTTGACATTCAGAATGCAAACACCATCATCATTCAAGATGTTCAACAATTTGGCCTTGCACAGTTGTATCAG GAGAGACTTGCAGCTCTTGAGGAATGCTGTGAACTCGGGCAAGGTTTCCAACTTGCAGAGAGGGACATGGGAATCAGAGGCTTTGGTACCATCTTTGGTGAGCAACAAACAGGGGATGTTGGAAATGTTGGCATTGATCTCTTCTTTGAAATGCTCTTTGAGAGCCTGTCCAAg GTTGATGAACACCGTGTAGTTTCAGTTCCTTACTGGTCCGTTGAG AttgatataaatataaatcCTCATCTCCCTTCTGAGTACATAAATTATCTGGAGAATCCCATGGAGATAATTCAGGAAGCTGAGAAAGCTGCTGAGAAAGATATCTGGAGTTTGATGCAATATGCTGAGAATTTGCGCCGCCAATATGGGAAGGAGCCACCCTCCATGGAGATTCTTTTAAAGAAGCTGTATGTGAGGAGGATGGCAGCCGATCTTGGAATAACCAAGATATATGCTTCAGGAAAGATggtttttatgaaaacaagTATGAATAAAAAGGTTTTCAAGCTGATTACAGATTCAATGGTTTCTGATGTTCACCGAAattctttggtttttggggGTGATCAGATCAAG GCAGAACTTCTCCTAGAGCTACCGAGAGAACAACTCCTAAATTGGATCTTTCAATGTTTGGCTGAACTTCATGCTTCCTTACCTGCTCTGATAAAGTATTAG
- the LOC117612456 gene encoding ATP-dependent DNA helicase At3g02060, chloroplastic isoform X1 has translation MALLLPIPGPSNSRWSEEATAISPGFRVWSRPGSTLWGVFLSLHPYKNAKIRGRRRGQVCCWVPNAVYTPSHTQSSEQGGGGGSTQTQWKPKSGAGWKRRDAVEAVGDAISFVNERIRREQSKRETRTVMDSEEADKYIELVKQQQQRGLEKLRGDANYKVDPYTLRSGDYVVHKKVGIGRFVGIKFDVSNSTAEYVFIEYADGMAKLPVKQASRLLYRYSLPNETKRPRTLSKLSDTSVWEKRKTKGKIAIQKMVVDLMELYLHRLKQRRPPYSKTNAMTHFVSQFPYEPTPDQKQAFIDVHKDLTERETPMDRLICGDVGFGKTEVALRAIFCVVSAGKQAMVLAPTIVLAKQHFDVISDRFSVYPNIKVGLLSRFQTRAEKEEHLDMIKNGRLDIIVGTHSLLGSRVVYNNLGLLVVDEEQRFGVKQKEKIASFKTSVDVLTLSATPIPRTLYLALTGFRDASLISTPPPERVPIKSHLSAYSKEKVLSAIKHELDRGGQVFYVLPRIKGLEEVMEFLEQSFPNVEIAIAHGKQYSKQLEETMEKFAQGEIKILICTNIVESGLDIQNANTIIIQDVQQFGLAQLYQLRGRVGRADKEAHAHLFYPEKSLLTDQALERLAALEECCELGQGFQLAERDMGIRGFGTIFGEQQTGDVGNVGIDLFFEMLFESLSKVDEHRVVSVPYWSVEIDININPHLPSEYINYLENPMEIIQEAEKAAEKDIWSLMQYAENLRRQYGKEPPSMEILLKKLYVRRMAADLGITKIYASGKMVFMKTSMNKKVFKLITDSMVSDVHRNSLVFGGDQIKAELLLELPREQLLNWIFQCLAELHASLPALIKY, from the exons ATGGCTCTGCTCCTTCCAATCCCTGGCCCTTCAAATTCAAGGTGGTCGGAAGAGGCAACTGCAATTAGTCCGGGGTTTAGGGTGTGGTCGCGTCCCGGGAGCACGCTCTGGGGAGTCTTCTTGAGCCTTCATCCCTACAAAAATGCCAAAattagaggaagaagaagaggacaGGTTTGCTGCTGGGTGCCCAATGCTGTGTACACCCCCTCCCACACCCAAAGTAGTGAacaaggaggaggaggaggctCGACGCAGACGCAGTGGAAACCGAAATCTGGGGCTGGGTGGAAGCGAAGGGACGCGGTGGAGGCAGTGGGCGACGCCATATCCTTTGTAAACGAGAGGATTAGGCGGGAGCAGAGCAAGAGAGAAACGAGAACGGTGATGGACTCGGAGGAGGCGGACAAGTACATAGAGTTGGTGAAGCAACAGCAGCAGAGGGGGCTTGAGAAGCTCAGAGGAGATGCTAATTACAAGGTCGACCCCTACACTCTTCGTTCTGGGGACTACGTCGTTCACAAGAAGGTCGGCATTGGTCGATTCGTTGGGATTAAATTCGACGTTTCCAATTCCACCGCGGAGTACGTCTTCATTGAGTATGCCGATGGCATGGCTAAGCTTCCTGTTAAGCAGGCCTCTCGCTTGCTCTATCGTTATAGTCT cCCAAACGAAACCAAAAGGCCCCGCACTTTGAGCAAATTGAGCGACACCAGTGTATGGGAGAAAAGAAAGACCAAAGGCAAGATTGCCATTCAGAAAATGGTTGTTGATTTGATGGAGTTGTATCTACATAGACTCAAACAAAGACGCCCTCCGTACTCAAAGACTAATGCCATGACTCACTTTGTTTCTCAGTTTCCTTATGAGCCCACCCCTGATCAAAAACAG GCTTTCATTGATGTTCACAAAGAtttgacagagagagaaacccCAATGGACCGCTTAATTTGTGGAGATGTTGGCTTTGGCAAAACTGAAGTTGCCCTGCGTGCCATCTTTTGTGTAGTTTCAGCAGGGAAACAAGCTATGGTTCTCGCACCCACTATTGTTTTAGCCAAGCAACATTTTGATGTTATTTCCGACCGGTTTTCTGTCTACCCAAATATCAAGGTTGGACTTCTGAGCAGGTTTCAG ACTAGAGCAGAGAAAGAGGAGCATTTGGACATGATTAAAAATGGTCGTTTGGACATAATTGTTGGGACTCACTCACTTCTTGGAAGTCGTGTTGTGTATAATAATCTGGGTTTGCTTGTGGTTGATGAAGAGCAG AGGTTTGGCgtcaaacaaaaagagaagattGCTTCATTCAAAACATCAGTGGATGTTCTTACTCTATCTGCAACACCTATACCACGTACCCTGTATTTGGCCTTGACTGGCTTCCGTGATGCTAG TTTGATTTCAACTCCACCACCGGAGAGAGTCCCTATAAAATCCCATCTTTCTGCATACAGTAAAGAAAAGGTTTTATCAGCAATTAAGCATGAGCTGGACCGAGGTGGCCAAGTGTTTTATGTATTGCCTCGTATTAAAG GACTTGAAGAAGTGATGGAGTTTCTTGAACAGTCATTTCCCAATGTTGAAATAGCTATTGCACACGGGAAG CAATATTCAAAGCAGCTAGAGGAAACCATGGAGAAATTTGCACAAGGTGAAATCAAGATTCTTATATGCACTAATATAGTAGAAAGTGGGCTTGACATTCAGAATGCAAACACCATCATCATTCAAGATGTTCAACAATTTGGCCTTGCACAGTTGTATCAG TTGCGTGGAAGGGTAGGGCGGGCAGATAAGGAAGCTCATGCACACTTATTTTACCCGGAGAAGTCACTACTAACTGATCAAGCACTG GAGAGACTTGCAGCTCTTGAGGAATGCTGTGAACTCGGGCAAGGTTTCCAACTTGCAGAGAGGGACATGGGAATCAGAGGCTTTGGTACCATCTTTGGTGAGCAACAAACAGGGGATGTTGGAAATGTTGGCATTGATCTCTTCTTTGAAATGCTCTTTGAGAGCCTGTCCAAg GTTGATGAACACCGTGTAGTTTCAGTTCCTTACTGGTCCGTTGAG AttgatataaatataaatcCTCATCTCCCTTCTGAGTACATAAATTATCTGGAGAATCCCATGGAGATAATTCAGGAAGCTGAGAAAGCTGCTGAGAAAGATATCTGGAGTTTGATGCAATATGCTGAGAATTTGCGCCGCCAATATGGGAAGGAGCCACCCTCCATGGAGATTCTTTTAAAGAAGCTGTATGTGAGGAGGATGGCAGCCGATCTTGGAATAACCAAGATATATGCTTCAGGAAAGATggtttttatgaaaacaagTATGAATAAAAAGGTTTTCAAGCTGATTACAGATTCAATGGTTTCTGATGTTCACCGAAattctttggtttttggggGTGATCAGATCAAG GCAGAACTTCTCCTAGAGCTACCGAGAGAACAACTCCTAAATTGGATCTTTCAATGTTTGGCTGAACTTCATGCTTCCTTACCTGCTCTGATAAAGTATTAG
- the LOC117612458 gene encoding syntaxin-22-like, translated as MSFQDVQNSGGRGKKAAASPSQAVAAGIFQINTAVSTFRRLVDAIGTAKDTPDHRQKLHNTRQRILELVKDTSAKLKALSESDHHINVNPSKQIEDAKLARDFQTTLQEFQKVQQLASERESSYMPSLPSAAATSAASASEEHLEPTSTRDQHRQPFLQEQKRQEVLLLDNEISFNEAIIEEREHGIREIEEQIGQANEIFKDLAVLVHEQGVVIDDIHSNIDNSSAATTQARVQLAKASKGVKSRSSWGV; from the exons atgagctTTCAAGATGTGCAGAATAGCGGAGGAAGGGGAAAGAAGGCAGCAGCGTCTCCGTCGCAGGCGGTGGCTGCCGGAATATTCCAGATCAACACTGCCGTTTCCACTTTCCGTCGACTGGTCGATGCCATCGGCACTGCCAAGGACACTCCGGACCACCGCCAAAAGCT ACACAACACAAGGCAACGCATACTTGAGCTTGTCAAAGATACGTCTGCCAAGCTCAAAGCCCTCAGCGAATCTGATCACCACATCAATGTCAAT CCCAGTAAGCAGATAGAAGATGCCAAGCTTGCAAGGGATTTCCAAACAACATTGCAAGAATTCCAGAAAGTTCAGCAGCTCGCCTCTGAGCGCGAGTCTTCTTACATGCCTTCCTTGCCATCGGCAGCAGCAAC CTCTGCGGCCTCTGCCTCTGAGGAACATTTGGAACCTACCAGCACCAGGGATCAGCACCGCCAACCTTTCCTTCAGGAGCAAAAGAG GCAGGAAGTACTTTTGCTTGACAATGAGATTTCTTTCAATGAGGCCATAATTGAGGAGAGGGAACACGGTATTAGAGAGATAGAAGAACAAATCGGACAAGCTAACGAAATTTTCAAGGACCTTGCAGTTCTCGTTCATGAGCAGGGTGTAGTCATTG ATGACATTCACTCTAACATTGACAACTCTTCTGCTGCAACGACCCAAGCCAGAGTTCAACTAGCTAAGGCCTCCAAAGGAGTTAAATCCAGATCATCATGG GGTGTTTAG